Proteins encoded within one genomic window of Setaria italica strain Yugu1 chromosome IV, Setaria_italica_v2.0, whole genome shotgun sequence:
- the LOC111257018 gene encoding uncharacterized protein LOC111257018 — MAAAEVALPPATSAIPAAEHPALHLRKIHAPDASALAYGSSGDAATVRQRWRCRLSGFGLPVSAWRSRRRRRRRVRPPAGEGRHGMQRRMILFSIQSIEHHICHREIAIAGEAIR; from the exons ATGGCGGCCGCCGAGgtcgcgctgccgccggcgacctctGCTATCCCCGCCGCCGAGCATCCCGCACTCCACCTCCGTAAAATCCACGCGCCGGACGCCTCCGCCCTCGCGTACGGGTCCTCCGGAGATGCGGCCACGGTCCG GCAGCGCTGGCGGTGCAGGCTGTCTGGCTTCGGCCTCCCGGTGAGCGCGTGGCGGAGCCGCCGGAGGCGCAGGCGGCGggtgcggccgccggccggggaaGGAAGGCACGGCATGCAGAGAAGGATGATTCTTTTCA GCATTCAGAGCATTGAACACCATATTTGCCATCGAGAAATTGCAATAGCTGGTGAAGCAATCAGATGA
- the LOC101774716 gene encoding auxin-responsive protein SAUR50-like yields MAIKKGGAAAAGLKQILRRCSSLGRRQQQQQQQHSGYEEEEEEYGEEEAAGLPSDVPRGHFAVYVGERRRRFVVPIALLDRPEFRSLLRRAEEEFGFAGAGAGGILVLPCEEVAFRSLTSALACGGAR; encoded by the coding sequence ATGGCGATCAAgaagggcggcgcggcggcggcggggctgaaGCAGATCCTGCGGCGGTGCTCGAGCCTGGGTCGccgtcagcagcagcagcagcagcagcacagcgggtacgaggaggaggaggaggagtacggcgaggaggaggcggcggggctgccGTCGGACGTGCCCCGTGGCCACTTCGCGGTGTAcgtgggcgagcggcggcgccggttcGTGGTGCCCATCGCGCTGCTGGACCGGCCCGAGTTCCGCTCCCTGCTGCGCCGCGCCGAGGAGGAGTTCGggttcgccggcgccggcgccggcggcatccTCGTTCTCCCCTGCGAGGAGGTCGCCTTCCGCTCCCTCACCTCCGCACTCGCCTGCGGCGGCGCCCGGTGA
- the LOC101775521 gene encoding probable ribosome-binding factor A, chloroplastic, producing the protein MLPCRPLAPPPLPRALTFVRLPPSSLRPPPSSLRVVRCMAKERRVRMVAKQIQRELADMLTRDPVLQRAVLPEAALGADRYLSSLTTIADVELSNDLQVCKVYVSVFGDERGKKVAIEGLKAKTKYVRSQIGKRMKLRLTPEIRFIEDESMERGSRILAILDKLKEEREQQEGKDGEEDAEGSYVSEEEEGDWDADEPDEEDIIYVK; encoded by the exons ATGTTGCCGTGCCgcccgctggcgccgccgcccctgccgcgtGCTCTTACCTTCGTGCGGctcccgccgtcgtcgctgcggccgccgccctcgtcgctgcGCGTGGTGCGGTGCATGGCGAAGGAGCGGCGGGTGCGGATGGTGGCGAAGCAGATCCAGCGGGAGCTCGCCGACATGCTCACCCGCGACCCCGTCCTGCAGCGCGCGGTCCTCCCCGAGGCCGCGCTCGGCGCCGACCGGTACCTTTCGTCGCTCACAACCATCGCCGACGTCGAGCTCTCCAACGACCTCCAG GTGTGCAAGGTGTACGTGTCCGTGTTTGGAGACGAGAGGGGGAAGAAGGTTGCCATTGAGGGGCTCAAGGCCAAGACCAAGTATGTTAGGAGCCAGATAGGCAAGCGGATGAAGCTGCGCCTCACGCCAGAGATACGGTTCATCGAGGATGAGTCCATGGAGCGCGGAAGCAGG ATCCTTGCTATACTCGACAAACTAAAGGAGGAAAGGGAACAGCAAGAAGGAAAAGACGGGGAGGAAGATGCAGAAGGTTCATATgtatcagaagaagaagaaggtgactGGGATGCAGACGAGCCAGATGAGGAGGACATCATTTATGTAAAATAG
- the LOC101776200 gene encoding pentatricopeptide repeat-containing protein At5g50280, chloroplastic, translating to MALQAQQLPSFSVTSPTLRTLRLICPIKSPPPSSRWFVHSSSQFDTPRRRRYQAAYPPDLFLEEQGNEGDDDREESVGSWGGPTSPFRAHLRYGSHNDTDGEGGRYASEDEEELQDSDEDETEGREEVGEWDPPVSPFRAQQREEQHYQEEEEDEVDNGGGCEWLDPTSFLPSQEGVSGVCTTTTAAMEEILSFARSLAAAGHSAFTEFLAGYNHGDLNEEVCVELLRRMSEEGLDCAHLFQWLREKQPVPVSPQVWLAGIVALGRCRMADEVLEIVARLPSEREFREAVVYNAAISAVAYCERYDGAWEIFELMEKNNVQPDHRTSSMMLNIMKKTRASAKDAWEFLQRMNRKGVNWSLDVGVALINIFCCEGLKKEALIIQSEMEKRGIASNTRIYDTLMKAYCKSNQIEEAEGLFVEMKEKGLQPTKATYNILMDAYSRRLQPEVVESLLLEMQDLSIRPSPESYNCLISAYGRQKKRSKEAEDAFLRMKTDGIKPLSSSYTALLCAYAVNGLHAKAHSIYVDMKREGLKPTLETYTALLDTLRGAGDTEKLMETWKTMIDEKIGATRVIFHMVLDCLAKHGLYLQARDAIYEFGKIGLKPTVMTYNILMNAYGRGGQHYKLPLLLKEMAALELKPDSITYCTMIYAYARVRDFSRAFYYHKQMVRSGQVPDPRSYRKLLNTLDVKAARKNIKDKSAIQGIIKGKSGLKPRKEKKDEFWKNRRKRSMLNPTYGHQRKRFL from the exons ATGGCGCTGCAGGCCCAGCAGCTGCCTTCCTTCTCCGTCACCTCCCCGACTCTCCGGACCCTCCGCCTTATCTGCCCCATCAAAtccccgccgccttcctccaGATGGTTCGTTCATTCCAGTTCCCAATTCGACACCCCGCGGCGGCGAAGGTACCAAGCCGCCTACCCTCCGGATCTTTTCTTGGAAGAACAAGGAAACGAAGGCGACGACGACAGGGAGGAGTCAGTGGGAAGCTGGGGCGGACCCACCAGCCCCTTCCGAGCTCACCTCCGCTATGGCTCCCATAATGATACGGATGGGGAGGGCGGCCGGTATGCCTCGGAGGACGAAGAAGAGCTCCAAGATTCCGACGAGGATGAGAcggaagggagagaggaggtgggTGAGTGGGACCCGCCTGTCAGCCCCTTCCGAGCGCAGCAGCGCGAGGAGCAGCACTaccaagaagaagaggaggatgaggtcGACAATGGAGGAGGATGCGAGTGGTTGGACCCGACCTCCTTCTTGCCAAGCCAAGAAGGGGTGAGCGGCGTttgcaccaccaccacggcagcCATGGAGGAAATCCTCTCCTTCGCAAGgagcctggcggcggcgggtcacTCAGCTTTCACCGAGTTCTTGGCCGGTTACAACCATGGGGACCTCAACGAGGAGGTTTGCGTGGAATTATTGAGGAGGATGTCTGAAGAGGGACTGGACTGTGCACACCTGTTCCAGTGGTTGCGGGAGAAGCAGCCGGTGCCGGTGTCACCGCAGGTATGGTTGGCAGGTATTGTTGCGCTTGGGCGGTGCCGGATGGCTGATGAGGTCTTGGAGATTGTGGCAAGATTACCTTCTGAGAGGGAGTTCCGCGAGGCAGTTGTTTACAATGCCGCGATATCTGCTGTTGCCTACTGTGAGAG ATATGATGGTGCCTGGGAAATTTTTGAGCTTATGGAAAAGAACAATGTCCAACCTGATCACAGGACATCTTCAATGATGCTTAATATTATGAAGAAGACCAGGGCATCTGCCAAGGATGCATGGGAGTTTTTGCAACGGATGAACAGAAAAGGAGTAAACTGGAGCTTGGATGTTGGTGTTGCTTTGATAAATATCTTTTGTTGTGAGGGACTCAAAAAGGAAGCTTTAATCATCCAGTCAGAAATGGAGAAGAGAGGAATTGCATCAAATACAAGGATATATGACACGTTAATGAAAGCATACTGCAAATCTAACCAAATTGAAGAAGCTGAGGGGCTCTTTGTTGAGatgaaagaaaaaggtttgCAACCAACAAAAGCAACTTATAATATCCTTATGGATGCTTACAGTAGAAGATTGCAGCCAGAAGTTGTTGAATCGTTACTTCTGGAGATGCAAGATTTAAGTATAAGACCAAGTCCTGAATCATACAATTGTCTCATAAGCGCCTACGGGCGCCAGAAGAAAAGGAGTAAAGAGGCTGAAGATGCTTTCTTGAGGATGAAGACAGATGGCATTAAGCCATTATCTTCTTCATACACTGCACTACTTTGTGCATATGCAGTTAATGGACTGCATGCAAAAGCTCATAGCATATATGTAGATATGAAAAGAGAAGGACTTAAACCTACCTTAGAAACATATACAGCTTTACTTGACACTCTTAGGGGAGCTGGTGACACAGAGAAGCTAATGGAGACATGGAAAACTATGATCGATGAGAAGATTGGAGCAACAAGAGTCATATTCCACATGGTACTTGATTGTTTAGCAAAACATGGGTTGTACCTTCAGGCAAGAGATGCTATATATGAATTTGGAAAGATTGGTTTAAAGCCTACTGTCATGACATATAACATTTTGATGAATGCTTATGGAAGGGGCGGACAGCATTACAAATTGCCCCTACTCCTGAAAGAGATGGCTGCTCTGGAACTAAAACCAGACTCCATTACATATTGTACAATGATATACGCATATGCCCGTGTTCGTGACTTTTCAAGGGCATTCTATTACCACAAGCAGATGGTTCGAAGTGGGCAAGTACCTGATCCTAGATCATACAGAAAGCTGTTGAATACTTTGGATGTGAAGGCTGCAAGAAAGAATATAAAGGATAAGAGTGCCATACAGGGAATCATAAAAGGCAAGTCTGGCTTAAAACccagaaaggaaaagaaagacgAGTTTTGGAAGAACAGAAGAAAGCGGTCTATGCTGAACCCAACTTATGGGCACCAAAGAAAAAGATTTTTGTGA
- the LOC101775119 gene encoding ribosome production factor 1 → MAKEKKRKEPPSDAAPPQGGEGEGKRERKGKKAKKHKAEAILPSQIKNKEKRSELHAKLKREKKAEKRKLARERSQAIRRAEELGEQPPERQVPRTIENTREPDETVCRPDDQELFAGNDADEFNAVLKQHIIPKVLITTCRFNSGRGPAFIEELMQVIPNSHYVKRGTYELKKIVEYAQNRDFTSLIVVHTNRREPDALLIMGLPDGPTAHFKLSKLILRKDIKNHGNPTSHKPELVLNNFTTRLGHRVGRMIQSLFPQDPNFRGRRVVTFHNQRDYIFFRHHRYIFETKESKVASKDKKAKTSESKSQPEKQVICRLQECGPRFTLKLLTLQHGTFDTKSGEYEWVHKPDMDTSRRRFFL, encoded by the exons atggcgaaggagaagaagcggaaggAGCCTCCCTCCGACGCGGCGCCTCCTcagggcggcgagggcgaggggaAGAGGGAGCGCAAGGGTAAGAAGGCGAAGAAGCATAAGGCGGAGGCGATACTGCCGTCGCAGATCAAGAACAAGGAGAAGCGGAGCGAGCTGCACGCCAAGCTCAAGCGCGAGAAGAAGGCCGAGAAGCGCAAGCTCGCCCGCGAGCGCAGCCAGGCCATCCGCCGCGCCGAAGAGCTCGGGGAACAG CCGCCGGAGAGGCAGGTGCCGCGGACGATCGAGAACACCAGGGAGCCCGATGAGACTGTGTGCCGGCCTGACGACCAGGAG TTGTTTGCAGGAAATGATGCAGATGAATTCAATGCAGTTCTAAAACAGCACATAATCCCAAAAGTATTGATTACCACATGCCGCTTCAATTCAGGG AGGGGACCTGCCTTTATTGAGGAGTTGATGCAAGTGATACCGAATTCTCATTATGTTAAAAGGGGAACATATGAACTCAAGAAA ATTGTGGAATATGCACAGAATAGGGACTTCACCTCACTTATTGTTGTCCACACAAATCGAAGAGAACCTG ATGCCCTACTTATCATGGGGTTACCTGATGGCCCCACTGCACATTTCAAACTATCCAAACTTATTCTACGGAAGGACATAAAG AACCATGGCAACCCTACCAGTCATAAGCCAGAGCTAGTCTTGAACAATTTCACCACACGCCTTGGTCATCGTGTTGGAAG GATGATACAATCCCTTTTTCCCCAAGACCCCAATTTCCGTGGGCGCCGTGTTGTGACCTTCCATAATCAGCGAGACTACATATTTTTCCGTCATCACAG GTACATCTTTGAGACAAAAGAAAGCAAGGTTGCTTCGAAGGACAAGAAAGCTAAGACATCTGAAAGCAAAAGCCAACCTGAGAAGCAAGTGATTTGTCGCCTTCAG GAATGTGGTCCTCGCTTTACTCTAAAGCTGCTCACCTTGCAACATGGGACCTTCGACACGAAAAGCGGGGAGTACGAGTGGGTTCACAag CCGGACATGGATACAAGCAGGAGAAGGTTCTTCTTGTGA